DNA from Coffea arabica cultivar ET-39 chromosome 10c, Coffea Arabica ET-39 HiFi, whole genome shotgun sequence:
TTCATTGTGATCACAGAATtttgaaaagccacaaaatttaaatttcgaATCATTGTCACTTCTAATCTTATCAATtttcaacccaatcagattttgGACTTTTGCAAATagggaaacaaaatttttgaaagtatcATCTTTGTGAGTAAGAAATATCACtaaagtgtatctagaataatcattaACAATGATTAAGCAATATCTTTTACCACCCAATCTAGCAAtctgtgtaggaccaaacaaatcaagatgtaaaaacTCCAAAGGtcttgaagtagaaacacattttttgAGTTTAAAGAAaactttgacttgttttccaaattgacaagtatcacaaattttgtccttttcaaacttaatttttggCAATCCTCTAACAAGttctttttttgaaaatttcttttaacaaattcatattgaaatgacaaaaccttctatgccacaaccaagggtcttcattttaaattttaaaatatttaaagttAGAgaaatcaacattttcaagaataactacatagatgttatttattctttttcctttgaaaatgatATTAAATTTTGAATCAAGAACAAGACACTCATGCTTTTTGAACAAAACAAACCAAtttttatcacataattgactaacacttagcAAGTTATAACTCAAATTATCAACTAAAAGAACATTGTGAATAAAAGTTTGGTCATTCTTATCGACATCTCCAACTCCAattgttttggctttgttatcatctccaaatgtcattttttcacttgattttggtttgaatttgatgaattgtgatggatcactgGTCATGTGTCTTGAGCGTCCACTATCTATAaaccattttgattccttaatgatattcaccaaattcACCTACACAAAGGTtcataaaataatatttggtaccctttactttTTGGGTTTTTGAAAGTTAGTATTATGTCTAACTATCTACATGCATTTCAtgtcatttttcatatttttttctcacataacaattacttttcatgtgacctatttggcaacaaaaactacacatagTCAATGAGTTACTTGTATAGATAGATTTGACAAATCTAATTtgccttctcttataaatagtaaattcatttgcactagaattCAACTTTTTCTCATGAATGCTAAGATGAGGCTTTGAACTATTTCCTTGAAAACAGCTTTGTTTTTTGTGTTTGAACAATTCATTTAGATTGtccatcctttttttcaaaccatcttattcttttttgcacatttcacaaaaactttatttttctatcaaactcaatGTGTAGGGCAGTCTCACCTTTTTTGAAGtagtcattttcagctttcaattttttattttgttgaaaagatttgcattattttgaagtaaaaaactaattttttattttaactccttatttctaacataagattctttcaaccTATCATGCAGTCTTTCAATGAAGGATTCAATATTATCATCAGATTCATCATCACTAACAGGTTGAGAGTTGCAAGTAATTACCTCATCATCATCAATGGCTATAAAAGTCATTTGgacagattcttcttcctcttcagcGTCACcatctgagttgcaatcattccatatgatttgaaagttgttgaattttggttttcgttcaacttttccttctttcttcttcttcattgggcactcactcatgtagtatctaagttggccgcattcaaaacaTTTGTCAGCTTGTTTTTTGTTAGCCtcttaatttcttttgtttcttgcattattgaattaatttggaaatgaattgctaggttctccttttctgaatctccttttattgaggattcttttgaaatttcttgtgatgagagcaagatcattgtcgtcaactttcacatcttctccatccaaggaagccgagtcatcttcatcttgggatgcttttagagcaatgctctttCTCACATTTACATATTCTTACTCTtgtaccttagtcttaagtttcaactcataagaggttagagaattaataagagattcaataggtataaaattcaaatttttagccgcttcaatagcagtcacctttctctcccaatcctttgataaagtacaagatttttctgtttttctctcctaaggaGTATTTCTTTTCTaacacctctaaatccttaatgaaatcattaaatttataatacattttgtcaatattctcatgagattccatcttaaatgattcatatttgatAGCtaaaatagatttcttttgttctctcacattttcAGTCCCTTTATGGATTTCTCTCAGTGTGTCTCAAATCTCTTTAGCAGACCTACAACTTTTTCCCCTAATGGATTCATTTAAATCTAAAACACTATACAACACATTCATAGCCTTTGCATTTAAGGTAAGGTGGGTTCTATCATCATCAGTCAATTCATTTCTGATTTTTGATCTTGATCTATGAGTAACTTTATCTATTATAGAGGCATCATATAGatcttcattaacaataaatcacagttcaatatcaatagattgcaagaaaataatcattctttccttccaactcaTGTAATTGGATCCATTAAACATTGGGGGTCTAGTGATAGATTGTCCttaaaaaatatggcattgttAGTTGTCATTTTAGTCTAAAACCTCTTGAGCTTAATTTCTAGGAAACCAAACTCTAATACCAATTATAAGGATTGAAAACAACCTAatagggggtgaattaggttatttaaaaattaatcagagtatgagacactttttttgtttaatatgaaatttactctCTTTTCTAGATGACCACTCAATGAATCAATTAGTAATAGAGCAAGATTGCTTGAGAGTAGAAAAGATAAGTAATTAAGATTCACAAGACAGTAAGTAATAAGAAaggaatagcaaaccaatttgATTACCAAACTCCTTTTAAACTtaaatatcactttatagatcaaattttttcaagttgatgaaatacaaccaatctttgtgtacaaaaAAAGGATCatttccttcttgccccaaggTACACCCAATCAAgtaagaaagttttactatcatttAAGATAATCCTCACAagactacactattgaagtatttttttCACACAAGAAAAGATTACACGAATttcacacaactaagagtacaaatattCTTTAAAGAGTATTTTCAAACTAAAACTTCTCTTGATCGTTCTTATTCTTAATATGTAAAAAAGTTCTTTCAAAATAGTTGACCATTCACTATTTATATAAAACCAAAAAGtgtctcattaatgcttccaacggatagaaggcagctgaaaagtcaactagccgttgggagtatcggacgtccggtactcccgttgcttgcatccgacagcaggcagtgagtttgagaaatctttttcaattctttctaATGTCCGGTGCCTCTGATGCTTTCATCCGAAAGCAGTgatgaatttgagaaatttttttcagtTCTTTCGGATGTCCGGTACCTCTAATGCTTTTCGTCTGAAGTGCTACATTATTTATCGGACATCCAGTACTCTAATGCTTTACGTCTGACAACAGTCAGTGAGTTAGAAGGAATATCttaattccttcggacgtccgatgatagagttcttcatgcgtccgaagttgtgcaatgattgtcggacgtccggtcctatcttcacaagcgtccgataGCTTTCAGCATCCTTTGTCTCTTTTAATTACACTTGATCTTTAAATCAGATTTGCTTCATAGGTGAAAGTATTTCTTGAgaagatattagtatcatccaattattttataaatatcaaaaggtAGGGACCAAGattgacaatatatatatatataataaaataatgttcaattttagttttggttttttttttttttgtcgaaacgatagtttttttcatatatatagcACTTTAAACTGTACAATATTTGGACAAAGGTCCATTGAAAAGGACAAACGTCCTTCCAAAAAATCTTGGTGCCTAGCACCTAAGAGTGGGATTTACCCATTCTTCATCTATCCAGATGGTTAGAGCATGCAAGCTCAATTTAATACTGCATACTTTCCCTGTATTAGCAAAAGAGAAAGAACACTTATGAAACTGATTACTAATGAACTGGATATCTTCCATTAGAGTAGCCATCATATGGTTGCACTGCCTCGAACCTTTTATACACTCCAACAGCTCCTTGTTATCGAGCTCCACTCTGATACTGCTCCATCCTTGGCTGATCGCATTTAGTAGCGCAAGTCTCACTGCTACCGCTTGATCTTGTATTGGCTCAGTTGATAATCTTTCTCTTAGTGCCCAGCCCGCTTGAATTTGTCCCAAGGAGTCAATTGCAGTGATTCCAATCCCTACTATTGCTTGTCTTTTGTCTTGATGTGTATGGATCTTGATCAGTAGGCTGGTTTGGCTCTCGTTTTGCCCTAGCTCTTGTTCAGTTCGTTGCTGTATTTTTGTTTCCTGAGTGTTCTTCCTTACTACGTTGCCTTTGTTTGCCTCATCAAACTCTGTCCACTCCTTCATGGCTCTTTGAATAATCTTGTGTGGTTCTCTTTCTTTGTGGTTGAATTCTCTAACGTTCCTTGCTTTCCATATCTGCCAGAGGATATTAATGGTGAGGTTCACCTGATCCTTCCTTCCTCTGTCTTGTTGAGCTTCCATTATTGCTGTCCACCATCTGATGAAGCAATCTGACAGCTCCATAATTCCATCCCATTGCACCGGTGCCATCTTCCAAATTTCCTTAGCTTTTGTACACTGGATCAGTAGATGTTCAAGAGTTTCCTCCATGTCTCCACACCCTATACAAACAGGATTCCCTTGCCTTGTTCTTCTGTGTATTTCTGCTCTCACAGGGAGACCACCATGCAGGCACTTCCAAATGAAAACTTTCATCTTCTGGCTTACCTTTTGCTTCCATAGTGTTTTCCAGATATTAGACATGGTCCCTTCATAGCTTGTTCCAGTATCCTCCCTCCTCCTTGTATCTTCCAGATTCTTTTCCATCATCCACGTCTTATAGCCTGACTGAACTGTATATTGTCCATTCTGCGAGTGCGTCCAGTAGTAACTGTCCTCCTTTCCAGTTAGGCTTATAGGAATTCTCAAGATCCTCTCAGCGTCTTGTGAGTTAAAGATTCTGAAGATCAGCACTGTGTTCCATCTGTTGTTGATCATCAATTGGTAGGTTGTTGGATTAGCTACTCTAACCTTCTGCCACTCGGTTGTCTTTAATGtttgcatttttttatttttttttctttttcagttttttggCAACAATTAATTCCCTCCCTTTTTTACTTTATTTCATTTATAGCATGGTTTCTTATTTATAATCAATTTCAACAAGTCTATTAATGACCTACCTTATATAAATTTATGTTAATTGTaccttcattatttttttgtcaatcgACTCATATCTTTCCTTTTCTAATCATCTTTAACCACTTTCTTTATTCCTAAtattggtttgattatttattacTATTTCCTAATActggtttgattatttatttttattactaaaaTTTGTACAAAGTATGCCACATGAATGTTCACGTAGATAGTTTTTCCTTAACCTTCTTCTTTAGAAGAATCATGTGCATATGTATACATACatgtatacatacatatatacatacatacacacacatgcatataatttttttttaaaaaaaatttatagtatAAGTGCGAGGATTTGAAATCAAGACTTCTCACTTACACTCTTTCCCCCAAACCATCCAACTCACCCCCCGCCCCCATATACATTGTTAATTCACTATTCACTTCATGTTCTAATAAGTTGCTAAATTAGCTGTATATTAtcaaaaatgatcattttatttttttgctatgtgaaaaaaATTGTGTTTGCATAtgtttcttggtggattttattcTTTATCTATTTTCCATAATAATACATTACAGTTCTTTTTTACTCCTTTGTTTAtagtaaatttaaaaaatctatTAATTACCTATTTTATGTACATTTCCATAATTTATGccttaatttattttttgtcaataGTTTTCCTATGGTAATTCTCTACAATCACATTCTCTAATCCCATTattgaattgataatttattactttatttattttttgtcaatCAACTCATATCGTTCCTTTTCTAATTATCTTTAATCACTTTCTTTATTCCTAATTATTTATTGATACTGCTAAAATTTGGACAAAATATGCCATATTAATGCTCACATAGATAATTTTCCCATGCACTTTCTTCTTTTGAAGATTCatgtacatatatacatacatacacacatactaacatacatacatacatatatatatatataaatgtgtgtgtgtgtgtgaattcGTTGTTCACTTCTCGTTCTAATAAGTTGATGAGTTAGTtgtaatttataaaaataaaaattttatctttttgccATGTGAAAAAAAttgtgtttgtttatttttttggtggattttatcttttatatatttttataacaaTAAATTGCAgtcttttttttctcctttatctaaaaaatctattaattacctattttatacacatttttataatttatgcCTTAATTTagtttttgtaaatagtttctATTTTAATTCTCTACAATCACATTCCCTATTCTTATTATTGGATTGATAATTTATTACTGttatgaaatttgaaaaaaaattatttttctattatTCCATACTTTCTTATTTATAGTAAATTTCAATTCATTAATTCCCTACTTTATATGCGGTTATATTGATTATGTATTACATCACTAAAAGATGGacaaacttttattttttttatcattctATA
Protein-coding regions in this window:
- the LOC140015831 gene encoding uncharacterized protein — protein: MQTLKTTEWQKVRVANPTTYQLMINNRWNTVLIFRIFNSQDAERILRIPISLTGKEDSYYWTHSQNGQYTVQSGYKTWMMEKNLEDTRRREDTGTSYEGTMSNIWKTLWKQKVSQKMKVFIWKCLHGGLPVRAEIHRRTRQGNPVCIGCGDMEETLEHLLIQCTKAKEIWKMAPVQWDGIMELSDCFIRWWTAIMEAQQDRGRKDQVNLTINILWQIWKARNVREFNHKEREPHKIIQRAMKEWTEFDEANKGNVVRKNTQETKIQQRTEQELGQNESQTSLLIKIHTHQDKRQAIVGIGITAIDSLGQIQAGWALRERLSTEPIQDQAVAVRLALLNAISQGWSSIRVELDNKELLECIKGSRQCNHMMATLMEDIQFISNQFHKCSFSFANTGKVCSIKLSLHALTIWIDEEWVNPTLRC